The window TGAACGTGATGAAGAGCGGACGATCAAAGCGGTGGAAAATCTAGGCGAAGCGCTCGGCATTCAGGTTCCGCATAAAATTGAAGCGTTTGACAATTCAAATATCCAGGGGACAAATCCGGTCTCTGCTATGGTCGTTTTCACCGACGGCAAGCCGGATAAAAAAGAATATCGGAAATATAACATCAAAACGGTGGAAGGACCTGACGATTATGCATCAATGCGGGAAGTGGTCCGGCGACGGTATTCCCGTCTCTTAAAGGAAAACCAGCCTCTGCCTGATTTGATTCTGATTGACGGCGGGCGCGGACAGGTGGGGGGCGTACAGGATGTGCTTGAAAACGAACTGGGGCTCGACTTGCCTGTATGCGGGCTTGTGAAGGATGAAAAGCACCGGACATCCCGGCTCCTTAGCGGTAATCCGCCGGCATTCATAGACTTGCCGAGAAACAGCCAGGAATTTTACCTGCTGCAGCGCATCCAGGATGAGGTCCACCGGTTTGCCATTACGTTTCACCGCCAGCAGCGCGGCAAAACGGCATTTAAATCGGTGCTTGATGATATTCCGGGGGTCGGGGAAAGAAGAAAGCGGACATTGATGAAGCATTTCAGGTCGATCGATAAAATTAAAGAAGCGACCATTGAAGATCTGCAAAAACTCAACATCCCCCAAAATACAGCCGTGGCAATTAAAGAGCACCTTCAGCAAGGCAGTTCCAGGGAGAAAAATACGGATTCATAGATAAAACCCTTCCGATGTGGAAGGGTTTCGCTTTTTTTGAGACACTATACTCATTAAGCATGATGTTCAGTTAATGCGGTCATTGACCGTCAACGGGGTCTTTTTTATCCCATTGTACAGTGATCAGCACTTCATGTGACCGTTTTTTCTTTTGTTCGATGGCTTCTGCCCTGACAGAGAGACGCCGCTGGATTTGCTCGGCCAGGAAGCCGGCTTCCAGGTTGCAGGAGAAGTCACTGTATAATTCAAAACGGGTGCTGATTACACTCCCCTTAAGTGAAAAGGTCATCTCCTGGCTTTTCTGCTGGAGAATATCAAGATCTCCCCATCCCGCCTCGGCGAAAAATGCCTGAAATTCTTCCGTGGATGATAATGGGTATTTGCGTGCTATGTTTTTTCCAGACCAATAGAGTATAGAAGAGTATTCTTTTCCAAGCATATCTTTAAGCAAATCGTTGCGGAGCAGCTCAACACCGAACGCAGAAACCTGCGGCAGGTCTCCAGCTGCTTCCATAAGTGATGTTTTTGTGCTTTTCATATAATCCAACTCCTTCTTCTCTTCTATTATTCAATGAACGCTGGAAGGAAGCAATGGTTTCTTTCGAAAATATCTATTTCACAAAACCAATGTATGGAAAGCCGTCTTTTTTTCAGATCGTGAGAATTTATCGTGCGTCTTGCTGAACTGGTGCTGCATTCAGATTGACCTGCATCCTTTAAAGCGTTAATCTTTTACATAAATTAGATTTTTCCAATAGTTTATGTACGCGTTTTCTTGACGCTTATTTCCGATGGGAGTACAATTAAACATGTTATATATGTCAATGAATCGACAAAATTCATTGGCAGCTCTTATCACGTTGATGAATGGCGGCAAGGGGGTATCCAATGGCCATGATCCATTGCATTGAAGCAAAGTCGCAGTACACATGGAAAAATTGGACCGAAATCTAAAGGGGGGTCAAAGAAATGGCAGAAAAGACAGACAGAGAGTTTTTTTACCGCAGGCTTCATTCATTACTTGGTGTAATACCGGTCGGCCTGTTTCTGGTTGAGCACTTATTCACCAACTATTTTGCGGTAAGCGGTGCAACAGCTTATAATGATGCGGTAAAGTTTCTGGAAGAGCTGCAATTCCGTTATTTCCTGGAAATTTTCTTTATTTTCATTCCGCTTTTATATCATGCGGTGTATGGGCTATACATTGCTTTCCAGGCTAAAAATAATGTCAGCCGATACGGTTATTTCAGGAACTGGATGTTTATGCTCCAGCGTGTGACTGGTATCATCACACTCATTTATATTACATGGCATGTGTGGGAAACCCGGGTACAGGCTGCTTTCGGAGCGGAAGTCAATTTCAACATGATGGTGAAAATTCTTGATAATCCATTTATGTTTGCCTTTTATATAATCGGCATACTGTCTGCTGTTTTCCATTTTGCAAACGGCCTCTGGTCTTTTGCGGTAACATGGGGAATTACACAGAGCCCGCGTTCTCAGCAGATCACTACATATGTCACCATGGTCATTTTTGTCCTTGTTTCCTACATGGGCATAAGGGCATTGTTTGCATTCATTGATCCAACATTAGCGAATATGTAAGGAGTGAGACTGGATGAGTAATGGGAAACTAGTTATTGTCGGCGGCGGCCTTGCCGGGCTTATGGCGACAGTTAAAGCAGCAGAAGCCGGAGTAAAGGTTGACCTTTTATCGATCGTGCCCGTGAAACGCTCTCACTCAGTTTGTGCACAGGGTGGAATTAACGGAGCAGTAAATACAAAAGGTGAAGGCGACTCCCCATGGGAGCACTTTGACGATACAGTATACGGCGGCGACTTTTTGGCTAACCAGCCGCCGGTAAAAGCGATGACAGAGGCGGCGCCGGGCATCATTCACTTGATGGACCGGATGGGTGTCATGTTCAACAGGACACCGGAAGGCTTGCTGGATTTCCGCCGTTTCGGGGGCACCCAGCACCACCGTACCGCATTTGCCGGAGCTACCACCGGCCAGCAGCTGCTGTATGCACTTGATGAACAGGTCCGCCGCCATGAAGTGGCCGGCCTTGTGACAAAGTATGAATATTGGGAATTCCTGAGGGCGATCATTGACGATGAGGGCCGTTCCCGGGGTGTTGTAGCCCAGAATATGAAAACATCCGAAATGAAAGCATTTCCAGCCGATGCTGTCATCCTCGCGACAGGAGGACCCGGCATCATTTTTGGCAAATCGACCAACTCGGTTATCAATACAGGTTCAGCGGCAGCTTCCGTCTACCAGCAGGGAGCGAAATATGCCAACGGAGAATTCATTCAAATTCACCCTACTGCAATACCGGGTGATGACAAGCTTCGCCTGATGAGTGAATCTGCCCGCGGAGAAGGCGGCCGGGTTTGGACGTATAAAGACGGCAAGCCTTGGTATTTCCTGGAAGAAAAGTACCCTGCTTACGGAAACCTTGTTCCGCGTGATATCGCGACACGTGAAATATTTGATGTCTGCGTGCGCCAGAAGCTCGGCATCAATGGCGAGAATATGGTTTATCTTGATCTTTCACATAAGGATCCTCGTGAACTTGATATCAAGCTTGGCGGTATTATCGAGATTTATGAAAAGTTCATGGGTGACGATCCTCGGAAAGTCCCAATGAAAATTTTCCCTGCGGTCCATTATTCAATGGGCGGCCTGTGGGTCGATTACAATCAGCAGACGAACATTCCGGGGCTGTTTGCTGCCGGTGAAGTGGATTATTCACAGCACGGGGCAAACCGCCTTGGGGCGAACTCACTTCTCTCTTCCATCTTCGGAGGAATGGTGGCAGGCCCGAATGCAGTGGAGTATATGAATGGCCTGGACAAGTCAGCTGATGATATGCCTTCTTCCCTGTTTGAAAGCCACGTACGGGAAGAACAAGCTGAAACTGAAAAAATCCTTTCGATGGACGGCACTGAAAATGCGTATAAAATCCACCGTGAGCTCGGCGAGTGGATGACAGCAAATGTAACCGTCGTCCGCCACAACGATAAACTGAAAGAAACCGATGATAAGATTCAAGAACTGATTGAACGCTATGAAAAAATCAACATCAATGACACAAGCAAATGGAGCAACCAGGGGCCGTTTTTCACACGCCAGCTGAAAAATATGCTTAACCTGGCGAGGGTTATCACGATTGGCGCATACAACCGTAATGAAAGCCGCGGAGCCCACTATAAGCCGGACTTCCCGGATCGTAACGATGAAGAATGGCTGAAGACGACAATTGCATCCTTCAACAAAGAAACAGGCAATCCTGATTTCACCTATGAAGAGGTTGATACATCCCTTATCAAACCTCGTAAACGCGACTACACAAAGAAAAAGGGGGGGAAATAAATGAGTGACAACAAAGTGATTCGTTTTATCATCACACGCCAGGATGAACCCGAGTCCAGCTCATACGAAGAGGAATTTGAAGTTCCATACCGCCCGAACATGAACGTGATTTCAGCATTGATGGAAATACAGCGTAACCCGGTGAATGCAAAGGGTGAAGATACAACCCCGATCCAGTGGGAAATGAACTGCCTTGAGGAAGTTTGCGGAGCCTGCTCTATGGTCATCAACGGGAAGCCGCGTCAGTCCTGCACAGCACTCGTTGACCAGCTTGAACAGCCGATCAAGCTTGAGCCGATGGCGACATTCCCTGTCGTACGCGATCTTGTGGTAGACAGGAGCCAAATGTTTGAATCACTCAAAAGAGCAAAAGCCTGGATTCCAATTGATGGAACTTATGATCTTGGGCCTGGTCCGCGGATGCCTGAAAGGAAGCGCCAGTGGGCCTATGAGTTGTCCAAATGCATGACATGCGGGGTTTGCCTTGAGGCCTGCCCGAACGTAAACAGTCATTCTGACTTCATCGGTCCGGCACCGTTGTCACAAGTGCGCTTGTTTAATGCTCATCCGACCGGGGCGATGAACAGTGATGAACGCCTTGAAGCAATCATGGGGGACGGCGGGCTCACCAATTGCGGGAATTCGCAGAACTGTGTGGAGTCCTGCCCTAAAGGCATTCCATTGACAACTTCAATCGCAGCGTTGAACAGGTCAACCACCATGCAGTCTTTCCGCAACTTCTTTGGCAGTGATAAATAAATGATGCCAGGGCCTCTTCCGTGTGAAGGGGCCTTTTTATACAGATGCTGCCTTATAGATGAGACCGATTTACAGTTATGAATGGAGTGAAGCCACTGTGGGAAGACAGTCATATATTGAAAATATAAAAGAATGGGAAAGCGGATTTGATTTCCATGTCCCGATTACCGTCCGTTTTTACGAGACAGATATGTTTGGCCATTTGAATAACCGGGAGCCTTTTTCTTACTTTGAAACGGCACGAATTGAGTTCTTTAAATCGCTCGGGCTGATGCGGAATTGGGCATCGCCTCACCATGAAAATATTCCTGTTGTCGCCGATCTGCAATGCGATTTCCTTTCACAAGTGTTTTTCGATGAGGAATTGCGTATTTTTGTGAAAATAAATGAAGTCGGCAACTCTTCAATCGATCTTCACTATATGGGTAAGAACAGCAGCGGCACGTCTGTTTTCACCGGCAGGGGCAGGATTGTCCAGATTTCCAGCAAAACCGGAAAACCGGCAGCCTGGAGTGAAACCGATCGAGCAAACCTCCTGGCGAGTATGAATGAGTATGCGAACAGCCCGGGGTGACGGCCATGCAAGAAATTAAGTACTATAACGACCTCGTTATCCAGTTTGAGGAGGCTTTGGCGCGCGATTTGACAGAGGAGGAACGGTTATTCCTGTATCAAATTGCCCGGGCACACCACTCGGTTCCCGGCATATCCAAATGGGATAATTCCGGAAAATGGGACCGCCTTCACTCTTTTCTTCTCACCCGCTGATGGAATATCAGCGGAGGACATGTCACGGCTCCGGATTTTTGTCATATGATATGTTGACTAATGCTATTCCCTTCCGATATTCGGCCCTTTTCCTGGCAAGGAGGGATACGTCGCTTGAAGGACAAAGAATACCAACATAAGCCGTTATTGACGAAAAGAGAAAGAGAAGTATTTGAATTGCTCGTTCAGGACAAAACAACAAAGGAAATAGCAGCGGAACTATTCATCAGCGAAAAAACGGTAAGAAACCACATTTCCAATGCTATGCAGAAGCTTGGTGTGAAAGGGCGGTCCCAGGCAGTGGTCGAACTGCTGCGCATGGGGGAATTGGAGCTGTAGGTGAGCTCTGATAAGCTTCATCTGTATATGCGAAAAGCCGGCCCTTCCGCCGGCTTTTCGCCTGTTAATAGAGAACGGTAGCCTATATGCCGAAGCTGTATTCCCGTGTTGTCCCCATCTGCAGACAATAAGGAACTTTTTGCCTTGTTGCGGGTGATTGACTTAACTTCAACTTTTTCGATATGATGTAACTTGCCCGGATAAACTTATTGGTTAGTATAGAAGGGAAGAGTTAGGATGGCTGAGATTTACACTGTTAAAAAAGTATTGAACAATAATGTCTTAATTGCCAGCCATGCTTCTGATCCTGAAGTCGTTCTTATCGGGAAAGGGATAGGGTTTGGAAAAAAAAACGGCGAAACGATCCAGACGGATTCAGTCGAGAAGATTTTCACACTTGCAAACGAAAATGAGCAGGAGCAATATAAACAGCTGCTGTTTTCAGTGGATGAAAAATTTATTGGAATCATGCATGATGTGATCAGTTACATAGAAGAGCAGTTTGAAACAGAAGTGAATGAACATATTCATATCGCACTCACCGATCACATTGCATTCGCAATAAAGCGAATTCAACAGGGCATGGACCTTCGCAACCCATTCTTGATTGAAACACAGACGCTTTATCCAAAGGAATACAAAGTGGCCGAAGATATCATTGAAAAAATTAATAAAAACTATTATGTCGAGCTTCCGGAAGGGGAGGTAGGATTTGTTGCTCTCCATATCCACAGTGCCCTTACCGACCGTCAGCTTTCCGAAATTAACCAGCATTCCCGGCTTATTACCAGCCTTGTTAAGATGATAGAAGATCAGCTTGGTATCCGTATAGAGCGCAATAGTGTCGATTATTTGCGCCTCGTCCGCCATATGCGGCACACGATCGACAGGGTCATCGACGGGGAAAAAGTCCAGGAGCCTGAAAAACTGGCGCAACTGTTGAAACATGAATACCCGCTATGTTACAATGTTTCCTGGAAATTGATAAAAGTTATGCAGCGATCGTTGAACAAGCCTGTGTTTGAAGCGGAGGCTGTCTACTTGACGATGCATTTGCAAAGGCTTTCCAACAAAGAATCTAAATAAAGAAATTCTTTTCTTTGCGTGTTACTGATTCGATCAGGCATGAGTAAAGAAAGGCACTAACGTCTATCTTAAAGGGGAGTGGTGTAACCTCCCCAATGAATGGAC is drawn from Bacillus marinisedimentorum and contains these coding sequences:
- the sdhB gene encoding succinate dehydrogenase iron-sulfur subunit; the encoded protein is MSDNKVIRFIITRQDEPESSSYEEEFEVPYRPNMNVISALMEIQRNPVNAKGEDTTPIQWEMNCLEEVCGACSMVINGKPRQSCTALVDQLEQPIKLEPMATFPVVRDLVVDRSQMFESLKRAKAWIPIDGTYDLGPGPRMPERKRQWAYELSKCMTCGVCLEACPNVNSHSDFIGPAPLSQVRLFNAHPTGAMNSDERLEAIMGDGGLTNCGNSQNCVESCPKGIPLTTSIAALNRSTTMQSFRNFFGSDK
- a CDS encoding succinate dehydrogenase cytochrome b558 subunit, which gives rise to MAEKTDREFFYRRLHSLLGVIPVGLFLVEHLFTNYFAVSGATAYNDAVKFLEELQFRYFLEIFFIFIPLLYHAVYGLYIAFQAKNNVSRYGYFRNWMFMLQRVTGIITLIYITWHVWETRVQAAFGAEVNFNMMVKILDNPFMFAFYIIGILSAVFHFANGLWSFAVTWGITQSPRSQQITTYVTMVIFVLVSYMGIRALFAFIDPTLANM
- a CDS encoding YslB family protein → MKSTKTSLMEAAGDLPQVSAFGVELLRNDLLKDMLGKEYSSILYWSGKNIARKYPLSSTEEFQAFFAEAGWGDLDILQQKSQEMTFSLKGSVISTRFELYSDFSCNLEAGFLAEQIQRRLSVRAEAIEQKKKRSHEVLITVQWDKKDPVDGQ
- the glcT gene encoding glucose PTS transporter transcription antiterminator GlcT; this encodes MAEIYTVKKVLNNNVLIASHASDPEVVLIGKGIGFGKKNGETIQTDSVEKIFTLANENEQEQYKQLLFSVDEKFIGIMHDVISYIEEQFETEVNEHIHIALTDHIAFAIKRIQQGMDLRNPFLIETQTLYPKEYKVAEDIIEKINKNYYVELPEGEVGFVALHIHSALTDRQLSEINQHSRLITSLVKMIEDQLGIRIERNSVDYLRLVRHMRHTIDRVIDGEKVQEPEKLAQLLKHEYPLCYNVSWKLIKVMQRSLNKPVFEAEAVYLTMHLQRLSNKESK
- the sdhA gene encoding succinate dehydrogenase flavoprotein subunit; the encoded protein is MSNGKLVIVGGGLAGLMATVKAAEAGVKVDLLSIVPVKRSHSVCAQGGINGAVNTKGEGDSPWEHFDDTVYGGDFLANQPPVKAMTEAAPGIIHLMDRMGVMFNRTPEGLLDFRRFGGTQHHRTAFAGATTGQQLLYALDEQVRRHEVAGLVTKYEYWEFLRAIIDDEGRSRGVVAQNMKTSEMKAFPADAVILATGGPGIIFGKSTNSVINTGSAAASVYQQGAKYANGEFIQIHPTAIPGDDKLRLMSESARGEGGRVWTYKDGKPWYFLEEKYPAYGNLVPRDIATREIFDVCVRQKLGINGENMVYLDLSHKDPRELDIKLGGIIEIYEKFMGDDPRKVPMKIFPAVHYSMGGLWVDYNQQTNIPGLFAAGEVDYSQHGANRLGANSLLSSIFGGMVAGPNAVEYMNGLDKSADDMPSSLFESHVREEQAETEKILSMDGTENAYKIHRELGEWMTANVTVVRHNDKLKETDDKIQELIERYEKININDTSKWSNQGPFFTRQLKNMLNLARVITIGAYNRNESRGAHYKPDFPDRNDEEWLKTTIASFNKETGNPDFTYEEVDTSLIKPRKRDYTKKKGGK
- a CDS encoding acyl-CoA thioesterase: MRPIYSYEWSEATVGRQSYIENIKEWESGFDFHVPITVRFYETDMFGHLNNREPFSYFETARIEFFKSLGLMRNWASPHHENIPVVADLQCDFLSQVFFDEELRIFVKINEVGNSSIDLHYMGKNSSGTSVFTGRGRIVQISSKTGKPAAWSETDRANLLASMNEYANSPG
- the gerE gene encoding spore germination transcription factor GerE, producing MKDKEYQHKPLLTKREREVFELLVQDKTTKEIAAELFISEKTVRNHISNAMQKLGVKGRSQAVVELLRMGELEL